One stretch of Weissella koreensis KACC 15510 DNA includes these proteins:
- the trmD gene encoding tRNA (guanosine(37)-N1)-methyltransferase TrmD, giving the protein MRIDVLSLFPNMFAPMRESIIGKAIERKLVDFNVVDFRDFTENKHHNVDDVIYGGGQGMLLTPQPIYSAMEHVEAVAGNRGRVILLDPAGRTFDQKMAEELSQEEHLTFISGHYEGYDERIRDLVTDEISLGDFVLTGGELGSMVIIDATVRLLDEALGDDMSAVDDSFSTGLLEYPQYTRPADFKGKKVPDVLMSGHHANIAEWRKKEALRRTYLRRPDLLENYELDATERKLLAEVKREEKDNN; this is encoded by the coding sequence ATGAGAATTGATGTATTAAGTTTATTTCCCAATATGTTTGCACCTATGCGAGAATCCATTATTGGAAAGGCCATTGAACGTAAACTGGTTGATTTTAATGTAGTTGATTTTCGTGATTTCACTGAAAATAAACATCATAATGTTGATGATGTCATTTATGGTGGTGGGCAGGGAATGCTTTTAACGCCACAACCTATTTATTCAGCGATGGAGCATGTTGAAGCTGTAGCTGGTAACCGAGGGCGTGTGATTCTCTTAGACCCAGCTGGGCGTACTTTTGATCAAAAGATGGCCGAAGAATTATCACAAGAAGAACATTTAACGTTTATTTCTGGACACTATGAAGGATATGATGAAAGGATACGCGATCTAGTTACGGATGAAATTTCCTTGGGTGACTTTGTTTTAACTGGTGGTGAGTTAGGATCAATGGTTATTATTGATGCAACTGTACGGTTATTAGATGAAGCTTTAGGCGATGATATGTCAGCGGTTGATGATTCATTTTCAACTGGGCTTTTGGAATATCCTCAATATACCCGTCCAGCTGATTTTAAAGGTAAAAAGGTTCCTGATGTCTTAATGAGTGGACATCACGCTAATATTGCAGAATGGCGTAAAAAAGAAGCACTTCGCCGGACCTATTTAAGACGGCCTGATTTACTTGAAAATTATGAATTAGATGCAACTGAAAGAAAGCTATTAGCTGAAGTTAAGCGTGAAGAAAAAGATAATAATTAA
- the rimM gene encoding ribosome maturation factor RimM (Essential for efficient processing of 16S rRNA) translates to MSLYKVGTIVNTHGIKGEVRVISTTDFSTERFVPGNKMVIGAKNNVEVEIATVRNHKQFILLSFKDLQNINFIEKYKGMDLMVDDTQIPVLDQNEYFYHDIVGLSIINNEDQSVIGTVKEILELPANDVWVIQRKQGSDLLIPFTEQVVKEINLDDKTAKVVLLEEWVADEN, encoded by the coding sequence ATGTCTTTATATAAAGTAGGAACTATTGTCAATACCCATGGAATTAAAGGGGAAGTTCGGGTAATTTCAACAACCGATTTTTCAACTGAACGGTTTGTGCCAGGTAACAAAATGGTGATTGGGGCAAAAAATAATGTAGAAGTTGAAATTGCAACTGTACGTAACCACAAACAGTTTATCTTATTGAGTTTTAAAGACTTACAAAATATTAATTTTATTGAAAAATATAAAGGAATGGATTTGATGGTTGATGATACTCAAATACCAGTACTTGATCAAAATGAATATTTTTATCATGATATTGTCGGACTTTCTATTATTAATAATGAGGATCAAAGTGTTATTGGAACCGTCAAAGAAATTCTAGAATTACCAGCAAATGATGTTTGGGTAATACAACGGAAGCAAGGATCAGATTTATTGATACCATTTACAGAACAAGTGGTCAAAGAAATTAACTTAGATGACAAAACTGCTAAAGTTGTTCTATTAGAAGAGTGGGTTGCTGATGAGAATTGA
- a CDS encoding DUF7671 family protein, translating to MASKYSTAELVGVMLKQDLNGQYHVENTALQLADFHSWRVGKHTKGKLRGPGQIFLTEQNMAVALVEVKSLSFKNRHDFTVMGRFTNETLPDEQFNAALQKYLSLEA from the coding sequence ATGGCTAGTAAATATTCAACAGCAGAGTTAGTAGGTGTAATGCTTAAACAAGATTTAAATGGTCAATATCATGTTGAAAACACCGCCCTCCAATTAGCTGATTTTCATAGTTGGCGTGTTGGTAAGCACACTAAAGGAAAATTACGAGGGCCTGGACAGATATTCTTAACTGAACAAAACATGGCGGTTGCACTAGTTGAGGTAAAATCCTTGAGCTTCAAAAATCGGCATGATTTTACGGTTATGGGTCGTTTTACAAATGAAACATTACCTGATGAACAGTTCAATGCGGCTTTACAGAAGTATTTAAGTTTAGAAGCATAG
- a CDS encoding MarR family winged helix-turn-helix transcriptional regulator, which yields MNPEVSDDQLQSFGIVSRVIRTELNRVLKPYGLNDSNYFFISYIADHPESSQGDLTRTMFLDHSTITRSVAKLVELGYLEKHLDEKDHRTTRLFLTNKGAEIRYEIHELTTTIFDNTFSEISSEESETIKSILLKTANHLEKTRSKK from the coding sequence ATGAACCCAGAGGTAAGTGATGACCAACTTCAAAGCTTTGGAATTGTCAGCCGTGTCATTCGTACTGAACTAAATCGGGTCCTTAAGCCTTACGGATTGAACGACAGCAATTATTTTTTTATATCTTATATTGCAGATCATCCAGAGTCTTCTCAAGGTGACCTAACTCGAACAATGTTTTTAGATCATAGTACGATTACTAGATCTGTTGCTAAACTAGTTGAGTTAGGCTATCTTGAAAAACATCTTGATGAAAAAGATCATCGAACGACACGTCTCTTTTTAACAAATAAGGGTGCTGAAATTCGATATGAAATACATGAACTCACTACGACTATTTTTGATAATACCTTTTCTGAAATTTCATCTGAAGAAAGTGAAACCATTAAAAGTATATTATTAAAAACAGCCAATCATTTAGAAAAAACGAGGTCTAAGAAATGA
- a CDS encoding DHA2 family efflux MFS transporter permease subunit, translating to MNNTAQKMSTRDILSIAAAAIMAFIGVLIETSMNVTFPTLIRQFNVDLSMVQWLTTGYLLVVSLIIVCSSYIKGRFKERNIFMTGVIFSIIGDLACALAPGFSVLLLGRLIQAIGTGIVLPLLFNIILERAPMEKRGVFMGLGGLIVSMAPALGPTFGGVVVNFVSWRYIFWIVLPLMIIGFVLGFSIEQITPLVKQKFDWIRLILLTIMFTTLTLGFNTVSQHGWLNGELGLSLVITAIVVWIFIAVSNRSKRVLINISIFKNPVFTLALIAYVLIQFSNIGINFVLPNYAQIADHATAMISGLILLPGSLISGLLNPVWGRMYDTLGAKKPIFIGNSILFLAIIAFAVFSLKLAPVMILVYYLIFAVGVAMSFANTMTYALTITGPEKEADANAIFNTLQQFGGSIGTVIASSFLASGTGNNAAEVMQSGTQHVFMFFGILIFINFFLYHFTFKLGHKLMPNL from the coding sequence ATGAATAATACCGCTCAAAAGATGTCTACTAGAGACATCCTCTCGATTGCCGCTGCGGCAATCATGGCATTCATTGGTGTCTTAATTGAAACTTCAATGAATGTTACATTCCCAACTTTGATTCGTCAATTTAACGTTGATTTATCAATGGTGCAATGGCTTACAACTGGATATTTATTGGTTGTATCTCTTATTATCGTTTGTTCTTCTTATATTAAAGGAAGATTTAAAGAACGTAATATTTTTATGACAGGTGTTATCTTTTCAATTATTGGAGATCTTGCCTGTGCCCTAGCACCTGGTTTTTCCGTTCTATTACTAGGACGTCTAATCCAAGCAATCGGAACTGGAATTGTTCTACCACTTCTATTTAATATTATTCTTGAACGTGCCCCAATGGAAAAACGTGGAGTCTTCATGGGATTAGGTGGTCTAATTGTTTCAATGGCACCTGCCCTTGGCCCTACCTTTGGTGGAGTTGTCGTTAACTTTGTTAGCTGGCGTTATATTTTCTGGATTGTCCTACCATTAATGATTATTGGTTTTGTCTTAGGATTTTCAATTGAACAAATCACACCACTTGTTAAGCAAAAATTTGATTGGATTCGTTTAATCTTATTAACTATTATGTTTACAACTCTTACTCTAGGATTTAATACAGTTAGCCAACATGGTTGGTTGAATGGTGAATTAGGTCTTAGCCTAGTTATTACTGCTATTGTAGTATGGATTTTCATTGCTGTTTCTAATCGTTCAAAGCGAGTTTTGATTAATATTTCTATTTTTAAAAACCCTGTCTTCACATTGGCTCTAATTGCTTACGTATTAATTCAATTTTCAAATATTGGTATTAATTTCGTCTTACCAAATTATGCACAAATTGCTGATCATGCTACTGCTATGATTAGTGGTCTTATCCTACTTCCTGGTAGCTTAATTTCTGGATTATTAAATCCTGTCTGGGGTCGTATGTATGACACCCTAGGTGCTAAAAAGCCAATTTTCATTGGAAATTCGATCTTATTCTTAGCAATCATCGCCTTCGCTGTCTTTAGTCTTAAACTAGCACCAGTAATGATCTTAGTTTATTACCTAATCTTTGCCGTTGGAGTTGCTATGTCATTTGCTAATACAATGACTTATGCACTTACCATTACCGGTCCTGAAAAAGAAGCTGACGCTAATGCCATTTTCAACACCCTTCAACAATTCGGTGGTTCAATTGGAACTGTTATCGCCTCTAGCTTCCTAGCTTCTGGAACTGGTAACAATGCTGCTGAAGTAATGCAATCTGGTACACAACATGTCTTCATGTTCTTTGGTATCTTAATCTTCATTAACTTCTTCTTATACCACTTCACATTTAAATTAGGTCATAAATTAATGCCTAATCTATAA
- the rpsP gene encoding 30S ribosomal protein S16 — protein sequence MAVKIRLKRMGSKKRPFYRVVVADSRSPRDGRFIENVGTYNPLVEPAEVKLEEEVIMGWLNNGAQPSDTVKNLLSEAGIMKKYHEAKFSK from the coding sequence ATGGCAGTTAAAATTCGTTTAAAGCGTATGGGATCAAAGAAGCGCCCATTTTATCGCGTAGTTGTAGCAGATTCACGTTCACCTCGTGACGGACGTTTCATTGAAAACGTTGGAACTTACAACCCATTGGTTGAACCAGCTGAAGTTAAGTTGGAAGAAGAAGTTATCATGGGATGGTTGAACAATGGTGCACAACCTTCTGATACAGTTAAAAACTTGTTATCAGAAGCTGGAATCATGAAGAAGTACCATGAAGCTAAGTTCTCAAAGTAA
- the ffh gene encoding signal recognition particle protein has protein sequence MAFEGLTERLQSALSGLRKKGKVTDADLRDTMREIRMALLEADVDYTVVKSFVRDVREKAAGQKVLEGLNPAQQIVKIVNDELTAMMGEQDVPLNRSPKIPTVIMMVGLQGAGKTTTAGKLAFKLKKEQNARPLMIAADIYRPAAIDQLETLGQQIDVPVFSMGTNVDPREIVKQGLAKAEELKSDYVFIDAAGRLQIDEALMQELADVKEIAQPDEILLVVDAMTGQNATETATGFNDRLGITGVVLTKLDGDTRGGAALSIRAITNKPIKFVGQGEKMTDLDVFYPERMASRILGMGDLMTLIEKAQKDVDEKKAAEQAEKMRQNTFDFNDFIDQMDQVQNMGPLEDLMKMIPGMANNPALQNMQMDPKQIDHMKAIVLSMTPAEREDPDLINPSRRRRLAAGAGRPIVEVNRMIKQFNQMKGMMSKAMNGNTAQMEQMMGSLQGGGMPGMPSGMPNMPGMGGNMGKKMQDMAMKRMARQIKKNKKKRR, from the coding sequence ATGGCTTTTGAGGGATTAACAGAAAGACTACAATCTGCATTGAGCGGATTACGAAAAAAGGGAAAAGTTACAGACGCTGACTTACGGGATACAATGCGAGAAATTCGTATGGCTTTGTTGGAAGCCGACGTGGATTATACGGTTGTAAAAAGTTTCGTTCGCGATGTTCGTGAAAAGGCTGCGGGGCAGAAAGTTCTAGAAGGATTAAATCCGGCTCAACAAATTGTTAAAATTGTGAATGATGAGTTAACAGCAATGATGGGGGAACAAGATGTTCCCTTAAATCGTTCACCAAAAATACCCACTGTTATTATGATGGTAGGGTTACAAGGAGCCGGTAAAACTACCACTGCCGGTAAACTTGCTTTTAAGTTAAAGAAAGAACAAAACGCACGTCCACTTATGATTGCTGCTGACATTTATCGACCAGCTGCCATTGATCAATTGGAAACTTTGGGACAACAAATTGATGTGCCAGTATTCTCAATGGGAACTAATGTAGATCCTCGTGAAATTGTGAAGCAAGGGCTTGCTAAAGCTGAAGAATTGAAGTCTGATTATGTCTTTATTGACGCTGCGGGACGTTTACAAATTGATGAAGCATTAATGCAAGAATTAGCTGATGTTAAGGAAATTGCGCAACCTGATGAAATTTTATTGGTTGTTGATGCAATGACTGGGCAAAACGCTACTGAAACGGCAACTGGTTTTAATGATCGTTTGGGTATTACTGGGGTTGTTTTGACTAAGTTGGATGGTGATACTCGTGGCGGAGCAGCACTTTCAATTCGTGCGATCACTAATAAACCCATTAAATTCGTAGGACAAGGGGAGAAGATGACCGATTTGGATGTCTTCTATCCGGAACGAATGGCTTCACGAATTTTGGGAATGGGTGATTTAATGACCCTGATCGAAAAAGCCCAAAAAGATGTTGATGAGAAAAAGGCCGCTGAACAGGCTGAAAAGATGCGTCAAAACACATTTGATTTCAATGATTTCATTGATCAAATGGACCAAGTTCAAAATATGGGTCCTTTGGAAGATTTGATGAAAATGATTCCAGGAATGGCTAATAATCCTGCTTTGCAAAATATGCAGATGGATCCTAAGCAAATTGATCATATGAAAGCTATTGTGCTATCAATGACACCAGCTGAGCGAGAAGACCCAGATCTAATTAATCCTTCAAGACGTCGTCGTTTGGCTGCTGGAGCAGGTCGTCCGATTGTTGAAGTTAACCGAATGATTAAACAATTTAATCAAATGAAGGGCATGATGAGCAAAGCCATGAATGGTAATACCGCTCAAATGGAACAAATGATGGGTTCATTACAAGGTGGCGGTATGCCTGGTATGCCTAGTGGAATGCCGAACATGCCTGGTATGGGCGGTAATATGGGTAAAAAGATGCAAGATATGGCTATGAAGCGTATGGCGCGTCAAATTAAAAAAAATAAGAAAAAGCGCCGCTAA
- a CDS encoding putative DNA-binding protein, which translates to MELEKSMRLNILFDFYRSLLTSKQDDYLELYYADDYSLGEIADEFSVSRQAVYDNLKRSTQLLENYENKLHLYAEYLKRQVAAAEIETYIKKNYQNDQQLIDLMEQLITLEED; encoded by the coding sequence ATGGAACTAGAAAAAAGTATGCGGCTTAATATTCTGTTTGATTTTTATCGTTCTTTATTGACGAGTAAGCAGGATGATTATTTAGAATTATATTATGCAGATGATTATTCACTAGGTGAAATTGCAGATGAATTTTCTGTTTCAAGACAAGCTGTCTATGATAACTTAAAACGAAGTACGCAGCTTTTAGAAAATTATGAAAATAAATTGCATTTATATGCTGAATATTTAAAAAGGCAGGTAGCTGCTGCTGAAATTGAGACATATATTAAAAAAAATTATCAAAATGATCAGCAATTAATTGATTTAATGGAACAATTAATTACGCTTGAGGAGGATTAA